In Lentilitoribacter sp. Alg239-R112, the following proteins share a genomic window:
- a CDS encoding ester cyclase produces the protein MSAEEHVKKSQATLAAIKAMEEALASNSNTMEDHFHESFRWMGNQGCGTKNNLKEFRNNWQLPLRAAFTDRVYKTEKFLVDGEWASCFGYIEGTHSGEFMGIPATGKRVDIPYMDFWKVTDGRIEDNWVSVDFAKVLAQLGVDAFNGQGWETFDTGEKTPLHPE, from the coding sequence ATGAGTGCTGAAGAACATGTAAAGAAAAGCCAAGCAACATTGGCAGCTATCAAAGCTATGGAAGAGGCGCTTGCCTCCAATTCCAACACTATGGAAGATCATTTTCATGAGAGTTTTCGCTGGATGGGCAATCAAGGTTGCGGCACAAAAAACAACCTCAAAGAATTTCGCAATAATTGGCAATTGCCATTGCGAGCTGCCTTCACAGATCGAGTTTATAAGACAGAAAAGTTCTTAGTTGATGGGGAATGGGCATCATGCTTTGGCTATATTGAAGGAACGCATTCCGGCGAATTTATGGGCATACCAGCGACAGGTAAGCGCGTGGACATTCCATATATGGATTTCTGGAAGGTTACGGATGGGCGCATTGAAGATAATTGGGTTTCTGTTGACTTTGCAAAGGTGCTCGCACAACTCGGTGTAGATGCATTTAACGGCCAAGGTTGGGAAACCTTTGATACGGGTGAGAAAACACCCTTACATCCTGAATAG
- the hisD gene encoding histidinol dehydrogenase, producing MAEADRAIENDKVEKIVSNALRQIEAEGDKAVRSMSESFDKYSPESFKLSQIDIDALIAKLTSRELADIKFAQEQVRNFAQVQRDSMHDVEVETMPGVTLGHKNIPVQSVGCYVPGGKFPMVASAHMSVATASVAGVPRIVAMTPPFNGEPNPAVIAAMHLGGAHEIYVLGGIQAVGAMAIGTETIEPVHMLVGPGNAFVAEAKRQLFGRVGIDLFAGPTETMIIADESVDAELCATDLLGQAEHGYNSPAVLLTNSKKLAEETRSEINRILTILPTAGTAKVSWEEYGEIIVCETYDEMLEVANDVASEHVQVMTDRDDWFLENMHSYGALFLGPRTNVANGDKVIGTNHTLPTKKAGRYTGGLWVGKFLKTHSYQKITTDEAAAMIGEYGSRLCMLEGFVGHAEQCNIRVRRYGGRNIPYGEAAEPKDNAEVAAE from the coding sequence ATGGCAGAAGCAGACCGTGCAATCGAAAATGATAAAGTAGAGAAAATCGTCTCGAATGCGCTTAGACAGATCGAAGCCGAAGGCGATAAAGCTGTCCGTTCAATGTCGGAAAGTTTTGACAAATATTCACCTGAGAGCTTCAAATTAAGTCAGATTGATATTGATGCATTGATCGCAAAGCTCACATCGCGCGAACTTGCGGACATTAAATTTGCACAAGAACAAGTTCGTAATTTTGCACAAGTGCAACGTGACTCAATGCATGATGTAGAAGTAGAAACAATGCCGGGTGTTACCTTGGGTCACAAAAATATCCCCGTTCAGTCTGTTGGTTGTTATGTACCAGGTGGTAAGTTCCCAATGGTGGCTTCAGCTCATATGTCTGTTGCAACGGCCTCAGTCGCCGGGGTTCCCCGTATTGTGGCTATGACACCACCATTTAATGGTGAACCAAACCCAGCCGTTATTGCAGCGATGCATTTAGGTGGTGCACATGAAATATACGTACTAGGCGGCATTCAAGCCGTTGGCGCAATGGCAATAGGCACGGAGACAATAGAGCCTGTTCATATGCTTGTTGGCCCGGGCAATGCGTTTGTTGCAGAAGCAAAACGCCAACTCTTCGGACGCGTTGGCATTGATTTGTTCGCTGGCCCAACAGAAACCATGATCATTGCGGATGAGAGCGTGGATGCAGAACTCTGCGCCACTGACCTTCTTGGTCAAGCAGAACACGGCTACAATTCACCTGCTGTTCTTTTAACGAATTCAAAAAAATTAGCAGAAGAAACACGTTCTGAGATTAATCGTATTTTGACCATTCTACCAACAGCTGGAACTGCGAAGGTTTCATGGGAAGAATATGGCGAAATCATCGTTTGTGAAACTTATGATGAAATGCTGGAAGTTGCCAATGATGTAGCATCAGAACATGTGCAGGTAATGACGGATCGTGATGATTGGTTCTTGGAAAACATGCACTCCTATGGCGCCCTCTTCTTAGGCCCACGCACAAATGTCGCCAATGGCGACAAAGTTATCGGCACAAATCATACCTTGCCGACCAAAAAAGCTGGCCGATATACGGGTGGTCTTTGGGTTGGTAAATTCCTTAAAACGCATTCCTACCAAAAAATAACAACCGATGAAGCAGCAGCAATGATTGGCGAATACGGTTCGCGTCTTTGCATGCTTGAAGGGTTTGTTGGCCATGCTGAACAATGCAATATTCGCGTTCGTCGTTATGGTGGTCGCAATATTCCTTATGGTGAGGCGGCAGAACCAAAAGATAACGCGGAGGTTGCAGCAGAATAA
- a CDS encoding SDR family oxidoreductase yields MHLPSTPSFRLDGKRALVTGASSGIGLGAAVALAEAGAHVVMAARTLPKLIEAVDAVNAKGLSTEALQLDVSDIANMQASIDEQDTFDILVNSAGGARHSPALETKVDDFDFVNDLNVKSAYFLTQSIAKKLKKIGKPGSLVNISSQMAHVGGIDRAVYCATKHAVEGFTKSMAMEFGPLGIRINTICPTFVRTPMTQATFDDPNRVAWIEEKIKLGRVGEIEDIMGAVVYLASDASSLVTGTSLLVDGGWTVG; encoded by the coding sequence ATGCATTTACCTAGCACACCTTCATTTCGTTTAGATGGCAAACGCGCGTTAGTTACAGGTGCGTCATCTGGCATTGGGCTGGGGGCAGCTGTCGCACTTGCAGAAGCTGGCGCACATGTTGTGATGGCAGCACGCACTTTGCCGAAGCTCATTGAGGCTGTAGATGCTGTAAATGCAAAAGGGCTAAGCACAGAGGCATTGCAATTAGATGTTTCAGATATCGCTAATATGCAAGCAAGCATCGACGAGCAGGATACATTTGATATACTTGTCAATTCTGCAGGCGGCGCGCGTCATAGTCCGGCACTGGAAACAAAGGTTGACGATTTTGATTTCGTCAACGATCTAAATGTGAAATCTGCCTACTTTCTTACGCAGAGCATTGCTAAGAAGCTTAAAAAGATAGGCAAGCCCGGCTCTCTTGTAAATATTTCGTCTCAAATGGCCCATGTGGGCGGTATCGACCGCGCCGTATATTGCGCTACAAAACATGCGGTTGAAGGTTTTACGAAATCCATGGCCATGGAATTTGGTCCTTTAGGCATCCGCATTAATACAATTTGTCCGACATTTGTTCGCACACCGATGACTCAAGCTACTTTCGATGATCCAAATCGCGTTGCCTGGATTGAAGAAAAAATTAAACTCGGCCGCGTTGGAGAGATTGAAGATATTATGGGTGCAGTAGTTTACCTCGCATCGGATGCTTCATCCTTAGTTACGGGAACGTCACTTCTCGTAGATGGAGGGTGGACCGTTGGGTAA
- a CDS encoding LacI family DNA-binding transcriptional regulator, with protein MGKETVTSFDVAQRAGVSQSAVSRVFSPGASASPKMAEKVKKAADELGYRPNVLARSLITGNSKIIGLVVAYFDNQFYPEAVEKLSKALQVEGYHVLVFMASNGDNIDKLMQDLLDYQVEGIVLASVAVSSDLAARCDAVGVPVVLFNRRQDDDRFSSVTSTNYEGGRKIAEFLIAGKHERIAHIAGWEGASTQRDREAGFMSKMEEEGVTLFAREVGNFQFDETQEATRQMFNRDIVPDAIFVTNDHMAIAVMECLRDEFKLKIPQDVSIIGYDDVEIASWPSFSLTTIRQPANRMVDATVSTLMKRIRGEDITPQKIEIDSPLMIRKSARVPHKWVEE; from the coding sequence TTGGGTAAAGAAACCGTTACTTCATTTGACGTTGCTCAGCGTGCTGGCGTAAGCCAGTCAGCGGTTTCGCGTGTCTTCTCCCCCGGGGCGAGCGCATCGCCTAAGATGGCTGAAAAGGTCAAGAAGGCTGCTGACGAATTAGGGTATCGCCCCAATGTATTAGCGCGTTCACTGATCACGGGAAATTCAAAGATCATCGGGCTTGTGGTCGCCTATTTTGACAATCAGTTTTATCCAGAGGCCGTCGAGAAACTATCTAAAGCTTTGCAAGTTGAAGGTTATCACGTTCTTGTTTTTATGGCCTCAAATGGTGATAATATTGATAAGTTGATGCAAGATCTACTAGACTACCAAGTTGAGGGAATAGTATTGGCGTCCGTCGCTGTATCTTCAGACCTGGCCGCGCGTTGCGATGCTGTCGGTGTTCCTGTTGTTCTATTTAACCGCCGCCAAGATGATGATCGCTTTTCATCAGTAACATCTACAAATTACGAAGGTGGACGAAAAATTGCAGAATTCCTCATAGCCGGAAAACATGAACGTATTGCTCATATTGCCGGGTGGGAAGGCGCATCTACACAGCGTGACCGTGAAGCCGGCTTTATGTCAAAAATGGAAGAAGAAGGTGTGACATTGTTCGCACGCGAAGTTGGTAATTTCCAGTTTGATGAAACCCAGGAAGCAACACGTCAGATGTTCAATCGGGATATTGTTCCAGATGCAATTTTTGTTACTAACGATCACATGGCTATTGCTGTTATGGAGTGCCTACGTGATGAATTTAAACTTAAAATACCTCAGGATGTATCAATCATCGGATATGATGATGTCGAGATTGCAAGCTGGCCAAGTTTTTCACTAACTACAATTCGCCAACCCGCTAACAGAATGGTGGATGCAACAGTTTCAACTTTGATGAAACGTATCCGCGGCGAAGATATTACACCGCAAAAAATTGAAATTGACAGCCCTTTGATGATCCGTAAATCAGCGCGCGTTCCTCATAAATGGGTCGAAGAGTAA
- a CDS encoding ester cyclase yields the protein MHGFDSRWKDFPDYIIGITKEIWEGRGIGTLNHYYTDDIPVRSPMGISIGNAPVMAATMATLREFPDRTLYGEDVIWSGTPETALLSSHRIVSTATHSHDGLFGKATGKKLTYRIIADCAAKDNAIFDEWLIRDYGGIVRQLGHEPRKFAKKLIKAEGGVDKCAKPFTPEIDVDGGYHSRGNDNEWGKKYASTLSRMMANEFDIIPDQYDRAVLTEYAGSQTGISHGSVNDFWMGLRSSFPNADFKIHHQIGLDGDMLSPRAAIRWSLDGKHDGWGSFGKPTGADIHVMGMCHAEYGPFGNDGSSIRREYALYDEIAVWKQILMQNN from the coding sequence ATGCATGGTTTTGATAGCCGCTGGAAAGACTTTCCAGATTACATCATCGGGATAACAAAAGAAATATGGGAAGGTCGTGGTATTGGTACGCTGAACCATTATTATACAGATGATATTCCGGTACGATCTCCTATGGGAATTTCCATCGGCAATGCGCCCGTTATGGCAGCGACGATGGCAACCTTGCGCGAATTTCCCGATCGGACCCTCTATGGTGAAGATGTTATATGGAGCGGTACACCGGAGACAGCTTTATTATCATCGCATCGCATAGTTTCAACAGCTACTCATAGCCACGATGGCCTATTCGGCAAAGCAACAGGTAAGAAGTTAACTTATCGAATTATAGCCGATTGTGCTGCTAAAGATAACGCAATTTTTGATGAATGGTTGATCCGAGATTACGGCGGCATAGTTCGTCAACTTGGTCATGAGCCAAGGAAGTTTGCGAAAAAACTAATTAAAGCGGAAGGTGGCGTGGATAAATGCGCAAAACCTTTTACTCCTGAAATTGATGTAGATGGCGGATATCATTCGCGCGGCAATGACAATGAATGGGGCAAAAAATATGCGTCCACTTTGTCTAGAATGATGGCAAATGAATTTGATATTATCCCTGATCAATATGACCGAGCGGTATTAACCGAATATGCAGGATCGCAAACCGGGATTTCGCACGGATCGGTAAATGATTTTTGGATGGGGCTTCGGTCTTCATTTCCAAATGCTGACTTCAAGATTCACCATCAAATAGGCTTAGATGGAGATATGTTGTCACCACGTGCGGCGATACGCTGGTCACTAGATGGCAAGCATGATGGCTGGGGTTCCTTCGGCAAGCCAACGGGCGCAGATATCCATGTGATGGGAATGTGTCACGCAGAATATGGACCGTTTGGAAACGATGGCAGCTCTATCCGTCGTGAATATGCACTTTACGATGAAATTGCGGTTTGGAAACAAATTCTAATGCAAAATAATTGA
- a CDS encoding cupin domain-containing protein, whose protein sequence is MTPQEMDQRIVRYGELKPCKTAFIDAHTPGSDQKENFTIIGGGVSESPDQHVHIKETPGFNIGAAGQPPKCRNSLHTHTTAEVFFVLKGRWRFFWGRWGDAGEVVLEEGDIFNIPTGVFRGFENIGTDYGMIMAVLGGDDAGGGVDWAPQVIEDASGHGLVLGENGKLYDTKKGQNLPDDIKPMPLMTKEELAKIPEPSTPDVVRDFVARYWDLMALSDKQPVKVIGDGALLQDKPGFDIELLSRHSISTERYALENHEILMIMRGHWKLTWDGGESILAPGDTCAVPPNLSHSLEPSMSGEASLYRILSNDDPAGATQAA, encoded by the coding sequence ATGACACCCCAGGAAATGGACCAGCGGATTGTTCGCTATGGTGAATTAAAGCCATGTAAGACAGCTTTCATAGATGCGCATACACCAGGTTCCGACCAGAAAGAAAACTTCACTATCATCGGTGGTGGCGTTTCTGAAAGTCCTGACCAACATGTGCATATCAAAGAAACACCGGGTTTTAATATTGGTGCTGCTGGCCAGCCGCCAAAGTGCCGAAATTCACTTCATACACATACCACTGCTGAAGTATTTTTTGTGCTTAAAGGCAGATGGCGGTTTTTCTGGGGTCGTTGGGGTGATGCTGGTGAAGTCGTATTGGAAGAAGGTGACATTTTTAATATTCCAACGGGTGTATTTCGCGGGTTTGAAAACATAGGAACAGACTACGGTATGATTATGGCTGTTCTAGGCGGAGACGATGCAGGCGGTGGCGTAGACTGGGCACCACAAGTGATTGAAGACGCATCCGGTCATGGATTAGTGCTTGGCGAAAATGGCAAACTCTATGACACGAAAAAGGGGCAAAATTTGCCTGATGACATCAAACCGATGCCGTTAATGACAAAAGAAGAACTCGCGAAAATTCCAGAACCATCCACCCCGGATGTAGTGCGCGATTTTGTGGCTCGTTATTGGGACTTAATGGCATTGTCAGATAAGCAGCCCGTCAAAGTTATTGGCGATGGCGCATTGCTACAGGATAAACCTGGATTTGATATTGAGCTACTTTCCAGGCACTCAATCAGCACCGAACGTTATGCACTAGAGAACCACGAAATTTTAATGATTATGCGGGGGCATTGGAAATTAACATGGGATGGTGGCGAAAGCATCTTAGCTCCCGGCGACACATGCGCCGTACCACCAAATCTATCACACAGCTTAGAGCCATCAATGAGTGGTGAGGCTAGCCTTTATCGCATTTTGAGCAATGATGATCCGGCTGGCGCGACACAAGCTGCTTAG
- a CDS encoding cobalamin-independent methionine synthase II family protein: MTKVKTTHVGSLPRTQDVVDFIFAREHDKSFDQAEFDACMTNACSETVRRQVEAGVDIVSDGETSKISYATYVKDRYTGFSGDSDRNAPGDLKLFPGFLQRLSDDGGTPQYARPKCTGEVKSKGQDELNKDINNLKNAMAEHGAKRGFMNAASPGVISLFLQNEYYADRAAYLEALADVMKAEYETIVAAGLDVQLDCPDLALSRHMLFADLSDDEFIKIANMHVEALNYALRDVPQEKVRLHICWGNYEGPHVCDIDMEKVFPTLMKTKARYILFETSNPRHAHEWTVFRDRKDEIPEDKVLVPGVLDTTTNFVEHPELVAQRVERFVDIVGADRVIAGSDCGFGTFAGFGTVDPDIAYAKLKSMSDGVKLINSQQG; encoded by the coding sequence ATGACCAAAGTAAAGACTACGCATGTCGGCTCATTACCACGTACTCAAGACGTTGTTGATTTCATCTTTGCACGTGAACATGACAAATCATTTGATCAGGCAGAATTTGATGCCTGTATGACAAATGCATGCTCAGAGACTGTGCGCAGGCAAGTGGAAGCTGGCGTTGATATCGTTTCTGACGGTGAAACCTCAAAAATATCGTACGCAACTTATGTAAAGGACCGTTATACCGGGTTTTCTGGAGATAGTGATCGCAATGCCCCAGGTGATCTGAAGCTTTTTCCGGGCTTTTTACAACGTCTTTCTGATGATGGTGGTACACCACAATACGCCCGACCAAAATGCACAGGCGAAGTGAAATCTAAAGGCCAAGATGAACTAAATAAAGATATCAACAATCTGAAAAACGCAATGGCTGAACACGGAGCTAAACGCGGCTTTATGAATGCCGCCTCCCCCGGAGTGATTTCACTTTTCCTGCAGAATGAGTACTATGCTGATCGTGCCGCTTATCTTGAAGCTCTGGCTGATGTCATGAAGGCCGAATATGAAACAATCGTTGCTGCTGGATTAGATGTACAGCTTGATTGCCCTGATTTGGCACTCTCACGACACATGTTGTTTGCAGACTTATCTGACGACGAGTTTATCAAAATCGCAAACATGCATGTTGAGGCACTCAACTACGCGCTACGCGATGTTCCACAAGAAAAAGTACGGCTGCATATCTGCTGGGGTAACTATGAAGGACCGCATGTCTGCGATATAGATATGGAAAAGGTTTTCCCAACATTAATGAAAACAAAAGCCAGATATATTTTGTTTGAAACATCAAACCCACGTCATGCTCATGAGTGGACAGTCTTTCGTGATCGCAAGGATGAAATTCCAGAGGATAAAGTGCTTGTACCAGGTGTGCTTGACACAACAACAAACTTCGTTGAGCACCCCGAACTTGTGGCACAACGTGTCGAACGTTTTGTCGATATAGTTGGCGCTGATCGTGTCATTGCAGGATCTGATTGCGGGTTCGGCACTTTTGCAGGATTTGGCACAGTTGACCCAGATATCGCATATGCCAAACTAAAATCTATGTCTGATGGTGTAAAACTTATAAACTCTCAGCAAGGATAA
- a CDS encoding alpha/beta hydrolase — MRTLIMLPGMMCDERLFSSQTAHLRGQYDVRVLPIHEYQSIEAIAKNVLEKAPAKFALLGLSMGGIVAMEVVKQARMRVTHLALLDTNPIAESEHVKLRRGPQIQKVKNGCLTEVMRDEMKPNYLVDSPQKPAILELCMAMAKKLGNEAFVNQSIALRDRPDYQNVLADISIPSLILGGREDLLCPVERHELMHSLIKGSQLTFIDDAGHLPTLEQPSKVNDALDAWLEHK, encoded by the coding sequence TTGAGAACCCTGATCATGTTACCCGGAATGATGTGCGATGAAAGATTATTTTCGTCGCAGACCGCCCACCTTAGGGGGCAATATGACGTGCGCGTTCTGCCAATTCATGAATACCAATCTATCGAAGCAATAGCTAAAAACGTTTTAGAAAAAGCACCTGCAAAATTTGCTCTTTTGGGACTTTCCATGGGCGGTATCGTAGCGATGGAAGTTGTGAAACAGGCACGTATGCGTGTCACCCACTTAGCTCTATTAGATACAAATCCAATCGCTGAAAGTGAACATGTTAAGCTACGTCGCGGTCCACAAATCCAGAAGGTAAAAAACGGCTGTCTTACTGAGGTAATGCGCGATGAGATGAAACCAAATTATCTAGTCGATAGTCCACAAAAGCCAGCGATACTTGAATTATGTATGGCGATGGCAAAAAAATTGGGCAACGAAGCTTTCGTCAATCAATCAATAGCTCTACGTGATAGACCAGATTATCAAAACGTTCTTGCAGATATTTCTATCCCCTCTCTCATACTAGGTGGGCGAGAGGATTTATTGTGCCCGGTAGAACGACATGAATTAATGCATAGTTTGATCAAAGGTTCGCAGTTAACGTTTATTGATGATGCGGGTCACTTACCAACATTAGAACAGCCGAGCAAAGTCAATGACGCACTTGATGCTTGGCTCGAACATAAATAG
- a CDS encoding RraA family protein, with product MTPELFKLLTSVDTPTVCNAIEVAQGQRGFSDFTRGTMLCSNVNTSAIVGYARTAQIAATEPPKEPKDVIRARRMAYYKHMSTVTEGLVEVPSIAVIEDMDYPHAIGAYWGEVNTNIHKAFGMSGALTNGVMRDLGDMAENFTVIAGSIGPSHGFVHVKTVGEPVEIFGMRVRDNDLIHADRHGAIVIPQSVIGGLEAAINKLLRTEKIVLEPTYGKRITFEEFEHIWASFEAART from the coding sequence ATGACACCTGAACTTTTTAAATTACTAACGTCTGTTGATACACCGACAGTATGCAATGCAATTGAAGTTGCGCAAGGCCAGCGCGGTTTTAGTGATTTTACCCGTGGGACTATGTTGTGTTCTAACGTAAATACAAGTGCGATCGTTGGGTATGCGCGTACAGCACAGATAGCTGCAACTGAACCGCCGAAAGAGCCAAAAGATGTTATCCGCGCAAGACGAATGGCCTATTATAAACATATGTCTACAGTAACAGAAGGGCTTGTTGAGGTTCCAAGCATAGCGGTGATTGAGGACATGGATTACCCCCATGCAATTGGTGCTTATTGGGGTGAAGTGAATACGAATATACACAAAGCATTTGGAATGTCTGGCGCCTTAACAAACGGCGTCATGCGTGATCTTGGTGATATGGCAGAGAATTTCACGGTGATAGCCGGCTCGATTGGCCCCAGTCACGGTTTTGTTCATGTTAAAACGGTAGGAGAGCCAGTCGAAATCTTTGGTATGCGAGTTAGAGATAATGATCTTATACATGCAGATCGTCATGGCGCAATTGTAATTCCTCAGTCTGTTATAGGAGGTCTTGAAGCAGCAATTAATAAGCTACTTAGAACTGAAAAAATTGTTTTAGAACCTACTTATGGTAAGCGCATTACATTTGAAGAGTTCGAACACATCTGGGCTAGTTTTGAAGCTGCAAGAACATAA
- a CDS encoding alcohol dehydrogenase catalytic domain-containing protein: MRAIVYTGKNEVSLLELPDPKPNEDEIVVDVRASGICGTDIEVLHGNYGSSAFPVVPGHEYTGVISDIGSNVKGYQLGDRVVVDPNFECGKCRACLNGRSNLCDDLKAYGVTHHGGFAEKSVTKSSAVHSIGDLPFDVAALAEPMGCILNGLGAARAETANNAIIFGAGPIGLLLAIGMRVLGVKDITLADLNEDRLNFSENMGFKSIMSGSGELTQMHQSFDLVADATGVPAVAEKLTQYMANGGVGLFFGVCPTNADITIKPFELFRRQLSLVGSHSLNHNIPKALDVIRTFGKDIGQLTTHKMSLEQVADVLKGNTPKDSMKIQWNNIS; encoded by the coding sequence ATGCGTGCAATAGTTTACACAGGTAAAAATGAAGTCTCCCTTTTGGAGCTTCCGGACCCAAAGCCGAATGAAGATGAAATTGTTGTTGATGTTCGCGCGAGTGGTATATGTGGCACGGACATTGAAGTCTTGCATGGCAATTATGGCTCGTCAGCATTCCCGGTTGTTCCGGGGCATGAATATACTGGTGTAATTTCAGATATTGGCTCCAATGTTAAAGGCTACCAATTAGGCGACAGGGTTGTAGTCGATCCCAATTTCGAATGTGGAAAATGCCGTGCTTGTTTAAATGGTCGGTCTAACCTTTGTGATGATTTGAAAGCGTATGGCGTTACACATCACGGCGGATTCGCAGAAAAAAGCGTTACAAAGAGTTCAGCCGTTCATTCTATCGGTGACTTGCCATTCGATGTGGCTGCGCTGGCTGAACCGATGGGATGTATATTAAATGGATTGGGAGCCGCGCGGGCTGAAACTGCCAACAACGCTATAATATTTGGTGCAGGCCCGATTGGTTTACTACTAGCAATTGGGATGCGTGTTTTGGGTGTCAAAGATATCACATTGGCAGACCTAAATGAAGATCGCTTAAATTTTTCAGAAAATATGGGATTCAAATCAATCATGTCTGGCAGTGGCGAACTAACGCAAATGCACCAAAGCTTTGATCTGGTCGCTGATGCGACTGGAGTTCCTGCTGTGGCAGAAAAATTGACACAATACATGGCTAATGGCGGAGTTGGTTTGTTCTTTGGTGTTTGCCCTACCAATGCGGACATCACCATCAAACCATTCGAGTTATTTCGACGTCAACTCAGTTTAGTCGGCTCTCATTCGCTCAACCATAATATTCCCAAGGCTTTGGATGTTATTCGCACATTTGGCAAGGATATTGGCCAATTAACCACACACAAAATGTCTTTAGAACAAGTAGCGGATGTCTTGAAAGGTAACACACCTAAGGACAGCATGAAGATTCAATGGAATAATATTAGTTGA
- a CDS encoding FGGY-family carbohydrate kinase: protein MVQRSVIAVIDIGKTNAKVALVDRDLLTEVAVVTQPNQVLPAPPYPHFDVDSIYKFIISSLTKFATEFAIVAVSVTTHGACCALIDDNGELVTPVMDYEFEGLESTSDAYDEIRPEFSETGSPRLAVGLNLGAQIFWLFNNFPEIKIRTKHIVTYAQYWSFQLTGILRNELTSLGCHTDLWDPNQSKYSSMVCKLGWLDKMAPVAKANEQLGPVLPKVSLQTGLQQNVPVYCGIHDSNASLLPHLVMEKGPFSVVSTGTWVIAMAIDSAQTELDPKRDTLINVNGFGNPVPSARFMGGREFEVLMANRKHKFEPEDVEFILQNNVILLPSVMQNSGPFQGRQHHWTVEPARLSDGQYYVAVSYYLAMMTASCLSLIGGKGKKIVEGPFSKNELYCDMLATATSSPVQPSRGTGTSIGAAILTLENYNSSTALSQEQFETSQYLKSYAERWLHIVKGDRPLVIN from the coding sequence ATGGTGCAGAGATCTGTAATTGCAGTTATTGATATCGGAAAGACAAATGCTAAAGTAGCGTTGGTTGATAGGGATTTACTAACAGAAGTCGCGGTTGTTACTCAACCAAATCAAGTTTTACCAGCGCCGCCCTATCCACATTTTGATGTGGATAGTATCTATAAGTTCATTATTTCATCCCTTACAAAGTTTGCGACAGAGTTTGCTATAGTTGCCGTTTCGGTGACAACGCATGGCGCGTGTTGTGCGCTGATTGATGATAATGGTGAACTGGTTACACCTGTCATGGATTATGAGTTTGAAGGTCTTGAAAGTACCAGTGACGCGTATGATGAAATCCGCCCAGAATTTAGTGAAACAGGCTCACCCAGGCTCGCAGTTGGCCTAAATCTAGGTGCGCAAATATTCTGGCTGTTCAATAATTTTCCGGAAATTAAAATACGAACCAAACATATTGTTACCTATGCTCAATACTGGAGTTTTCAGTTAACCGGAATTTTAAGAAACGAGCTTACGTCGCTTGGTTGTCATACAGACCTGTGGGATCCCAACCAGAGCAAGTATTCGTCAATGGTTTGCAAACTTGGTTGGCTTGATAAGATGGCGCCTGTGGCGAAGGCAAATGAACAACTAGGGCCTGTTTTGCCTAAAGTTTCTTTACAAACTGGCTTACAACAGAATGTGCCTGTTTATTGCGGAATTCATGATTCAAATGCATCGTTGTTACCGCACTTAGTTATGGAAAAAGGACCGTTTTCTGTAGTGTCCACGGGAACCTGGGTTATTGCTATGGCTATTGACAGCGCGCAAACTGAACTTGATCCAAAGCGGGACACGTTGATAAATGTAAACGGCTTTGGTAACCCGGTGCCATCCGCTCGGTTCATGGGAGGCCGCGAGTTTGAAGTTCTAATGGCAAATCGCAAACATAAGTTCGAGCCTGAGGACGTAGAATTTATCTTACAAAATAACGTGATTCTATTGCCATCTGTTATGCAAAATTCCGGTCCTTTTCAGGGGCGGCAGCACCACTGGACTGTTGAGCCAGCAAGGTTAAGTGACGGTCAATATTATGTCGCGGTTTCATATTATCTTGCAATGATGACTGCTAGCTGTCTTTCCTTGATTGGAGGAAAAGGTAAGAAAATTGTTGAAGGACCATTCTCCAAAAACGAGCTTTACTGCGATATGTTGGCAACTGCGACGTCCTCTCCTGTACAGCCTTCCCGTGGTACAGGAACCAGCATCGGCGCTGCGATATTAACTTTAGAAAATTATAATTCATCGACTGCGTTAAGCCAGGAGCAATTTGAAACCTCTCAGTACCTTAAGAGCTATGCTGAGCGGTGGCTTCACATTGTTAAAGGGGATCGGCCACTGGTAATAAATTGA